The genomic interval GCTGATTCCGGCGTTTATTCGGCAACCATGAATTCCGCGGAAGCTGCGGCGCGAATATCGATCTTGTTATACACGTGCATTAGTCGCGGCGATTCCGTCCCTGGTTGCGACCACCCGAAATGGTTGCGGCACGGGAAATATGCGTGACCGTGGCTAACGCGATAGCCAGTTCGCTGCTGGGGTCGACCACACCGGCTTTATCCCTGCCCGAGCTGGGCTTCGAAGGCGATCCGGTCGCCGCGGTAGAGGGCGCGCACGCGCTCGATCGGCGTGCCGTCCTGGTCGAGACTGCGGCGGTGCAGCAGAAGCAGGGGCAGTGCGGTCGTGCATTCCAGTAGCGCGGCCTCGCGCGGCGAAGCCAGGACGGTTTCGATGCGTTCGGTGGCGGAGGTGTAGACGACGCCTGTCGCGCGGACGGCCGCGTAGAGCGAAGTGGTGGGGTCGTAGTCGGCGCGCAGGCCCGCGAACCGGGCGCGGGGGAGGTAGGTGCTTTCCAGGCCGATGCGTTCGCCGTCGGCGAGCAGGACGCGTTCCAGATGCATCACAGCAGCGCCGGGGGCGAGGCCGAGCGCGTGCGCGGTGTCGGCGTCGGCGGGGATGTCGTCGAAACTCACCACGAGGCGGCCGGGGACCCGGCCGAGGCTGATCGCGCCTTCGGTGTAGGAGCGCAGGGACAGGGGCTGCACCATTTTCGGGCGCGACACCACGGTGCCGCGGCCCTGCCGCCGGATCCGGCCTTCCACCAAGAGGTCGCGCAAGGCCTGCCGCACGGTTTCCCGGGCTACTTCGAAGCGGACGGCGAGGTCCCGCTCGGAGGGGACGGGATCGCCCTCCTCGAGTTCGGCGAGCATGCGCTCCAGCTCGGTCCGCACCACATAGGACTTCAGCTGGCGGCCCGGAAGACTCAATTCCGCACTCCCGCCCGGCGTCTGGGCAGACGCGGCACCCGTCACCTCGGTTGCTTCCATGTCGCCAGCGTACCCGCAATTGGTCTATACCAATTGTTAACCTGGCGTTCGCGCGGTAAACACCCGTTGGTCTAGACCATTGGTCACCATGGGTCCCATGCGATTGGTCATCATCGGAGGCGGGATTCTCGGCACCGCACACGCGCTCGCCGCGATCGGCCGCGGCCACGAGGTCGTGCAACTGGAACGGGAGCCGGAAGCGCGCGGCGCCACCGTGCGCAATTTCGGCTTGGTCTGGGTGTCCGGGCGCTCGGCCGCGGAACTCGAGCTGACCCTGCGTTCGCGCGAGCTGTGGGAGGAGATCGGCGGGAAGGTGCCCGCGGTCGGATTCCGTCCCGCGGGTTCCCTCACGCTGGTGCGCACCCCGGAGGAGCTGGCCGTCGCCGAGGCGGCCGCCGGTTCGCCGAGCGCGGCGGCCCGCGGCTTCGAACTGCTCGACGCCGATCGGGTGCGGACGGTCAATCCCGCGCTGCGCGGCAAATTCCTTGCCGGACTGCACTGTTGGACCGACGCGGTGGTGGAGTCGCGCCAAGCGCTGCCGGCCCTGCGGGCCTACCTGACCGGGACCGGTCGCTACACGTTCCACGCGCACACCGAGGCACGCTCGATCATCGACAGCGGCTCCGGCGCCAAGGTTCTCGACGATCAGGGCCGGACCTTCGAGGCCGATATGGTGCTGGACTGCCCGGGCGCGGCGCACACCGGCCTGACCCGGGAACTGGTCGGCGTCATCCCGGTGCGCCGGGTCCGGCTCCAGATGATGCAGACCGCGCCGCTGGGTGAACCGCTGACCACCGCCGTCGCCGACGGCGACAGCTTCCGCTACTACCCGGGTTTCGCCGGGCCGGAGGTGGACGCGCTGAATGCCGAACAGTCCCAGTCCGCCACCGCCGCCGAGCACAAGATGCAGCTGCTGTGCGTGCAACGGCTGCACGGTGGGCTCACCATCGGCGACACCCACGAGTACACCGAGCCGTTCGCGTTCGATGTGGACGAAGCGCCCTACGAGCACCTCACCCAGGTCGCCGAGGAACTGCTGGGACGCAAACTCCCGCAGGTCGTCCGGCGCTGGGCCGGTGTGTACAGCCAATCGGTCGATCCGGCCGCGATCGTCACCCGGGCGCAGGCTTCGGACCGGGTCTGGGTGATCACCGGCCCCGGCGGCCGCGGCATGACCCTCGGACCCGCCCTCGGCGAACAGACCGCCGATCTACTGAACCTGTGAGGAACGCTGTGCCGGACAAGGATATTCAACTCGCGGTCTTCGATATGGCCGGAACGACCGTCGCCGACGGCGGGCTCGTGGTGCGCGCGTTCGATGTGGCCGCTACCGCGGTCGGTCTGGAAACCGAAGGCCCGCAGCGGGATCAGGCGCGGCAGTACGTGCTCGACACCATGGGGCAGTCCAAGATCGTGGTGTTCCGCGCGCTGTTCGGCGCTGAGAGCACGGCCCAGGAAGCCAATCGCGCGTTCGAAGCCGCCTATGACGCGCTGATCGAAGAGGTGGGCGTCACCGCGATTCCCGGCGCGGCCGAAGCGTTCGAGAAGCTGCGGTCTGCGGGCATCAAGGTCGCGCTGACCACCGGATTCAGTCGTGGCACGCAGGACAGGCTGCTGCATGCGCTGGGCTGGCAGGACGTCGCCGACCTCACCCTCGCCCCCGCCGAGGCCGGTCGTGGCCGGCCCTACCCGGACCTGGTGCTGGCCGCCCTGCTGCGGCTGGGCGTCGACGCCGTCGATCGCGTCGCGGTGCTGGGCGATACCACCAGTGACATCGCGACCGGCTTGGCCGCGGGCGCGCGGATCGTCGCGGGAACGCTCACCGGCGCCCACGACGAGGCGCGGTTGCGCGCGGCGGGCGCTACCCACGTGGTGCCGTCGGTCGCCGAGTTCGCCGACTTGATCCTGGCCGAAGCCACCTGAAACGACCTGTTCTCTCCTTCGAAGCGAAAGTTGTTCAACCGTGCGTACTTCCACAACGCGCCTGCGCACCAAGGCCGCTCTGTTGCTCGCCGCCGTCTGTACCGTCTCGCTGACCGCGGCCTGCGGCGGCACCGGCTCCGGCGGCTCCGGCGAGCAGATCGTGACCGTCTACTCCGCGGACGGCCTCGATGGCTGGTACAGAACCCAGTTCGAGAAGTTCAAGGCCCAGACCGGCATTTCGGTCGACGTGGTGGCCGCGGGCTCCGGTGAGGTCGTCAACCGGGTGGAGAAGGAACAGTCCAACCCGCAGGCCGACATCATCGTGACCTTGCCGCCGTTCATCCAGAAGGCCGATGCCGCGGGACTGTTGCAGCCGATCGGCGTCGACACCTCCGCCATCGCCGACTCCGAGAAGGACCCGAACGGCAGGTACGTCAGCCTGGCGGGCAACTACCTCGACTTCATCGCCAACTCCGCGGTAGATGCCTCCCGGCTCTCCTGGGACGACCTGCTGAAGCCGGAATACCGAGGCAAGCTGCAATATTCGACCCCCGGCCAAGCCGGTGACGGCACCGCGGTGCTGATCCTGTTGCAGGAGCTGCGCGGCAAGGACGGCGCACTGGACTACCTGAAGGCGTTGCAGGCCAACAACGTCGGCCCGTCCTCCTCGACCGGCAAGCTCCAGCCCAAGGTCGACAAGGGGGAGTTGCTGATCGCCAACGGCGATGTCCAGATGAACATGGAGTCGATCAAGTCCAAGGGCTCGAAGTTCAGCATCTTCTTCCCGGCCTCGGCCGACGGCAAGAAGCACACCGTCTCGCTGCCCTACTTCATGGGCCTGGCCAAGGGCGCCCCGCACGGTGACGCCGCCAAGAAACTGATGGAGTACCTGCTCAGCAAGGACGTGCAGGCCACTCTCGGCCCCGACGCCCACGCCGTCTCGGCTCGCAAGGATCTGGCCGAGGTCGCCCCGACCGGCACCGGGCCGACCCCGGCGTCGCTGATCAAGGGTGTCGAAATCGTGCACCCGAACTGGTCCAAGGTGCTCAGCGAACTGGGCGCCGACCTCGCCGCCTACCAAAAGGCCACCGGCAGCTGATCTTTCAGCCTCGCAGAAGGAGACCGCGCGATGAACCTCGGTGACGCGCTGACGAAATCCGGCACCGGTACCCGAACGTCCCCGGCTGCCGAACCAGCGATCGTGTTCGATCGGGTCGGGGTGCGCTATGGCACCGGCCGTAAGTCCACGGTGGCGCTGGCCGACTTCACCCTGCGCGTTGCCGCCGGGGAAACGGTCGCGCTGCTCGGGCCGAGCGGGTCCGGCAAGTCGACCGCGCTCAAGGCGCTGGCCGGATTCGTCCGGCCCAGCTCGGGCGCGGTCCGGCTGGCCGGGCGTGACGTCACCGACCTGTCGCCGGCCAAGCGCGGGATCGGTGTGGTCGTGCAGTCCTACGCGCTGTTCCCGCACATGACGGTGTACCGGAATGTGGCGTTCGGATTGAAGGCACATCGGGTGCCCCGCAACGAGATCGGCGCACGGGTGAGCGAAGCGCTGGAGATGGTGGGCATGGGGTCCTACGCCGCACGACTACCCCGGGAGTTGTCCGGCGGTCAGCAGCAGCGGGTGGCGATCGCGCGCGCCCTGGCCATCCGGCCCACAGTGCTGCTGCTGGACGAACCGCTCGCGGCGCTGGACGCGCAACTGCGCCAATCCATGCTCGGTGAACTGCAGCAACTGCGCACCGCGCTGCCGGACACGGCCATGCTGTACGTCACGCACGACCAGGCCGAAGCCCTCGCCCTGGCGGATCGCATCGCGGTGATGCGGGACGCCCGGCTGGTGGATATCGACACCGCCGAGAATCTGTGGCAGCGGCCGCCCAGCGATTTCACCGCCGCCTTCCTCGGCGGCGCGAATCTGGTGCCCTGCACCGTGAATCACATCTCCGGCGGCGCCGCGCTGGTCACCGCGGGCAGCCATACGTTACGCGCGGAAGCTCCGAAACCGGGTGTTGGCAAAGCGGATTGGGCTCCGAACGCCGACGCGCTGCTCTGCGTCCGGCCCCACACGCTGTCCATCGGCGCCACCTCGGACCGGGATGCGCTGCGCGCCACCGTCGTCGCCAGTGTGTGGCGTGGCGCTTCGACTCGCCTGCGGCTGTCCGTCGACGGTCTGCCCGGCGAGCTGGCCACCGATGTCCCCGGTCACCTCGCCGCCGGACTCGGCTCGGTGGTCGGTGTGCGTTTTCCCGACCCGGCGGGTGTGCTGATCCCCTCCGAGGTGGGTACCCACTCTTCCGCTCCGGTCAGCGGTGCGGACGTGACGGGACCGCGGGCATGAGGGGGCCCGCGGTTCCGCTTGTGCGGCAAGAGGTTCACGCAGACCGGGGAGCACGCTCGTTCCTGGTCGGGCCTGCAGCGGAGGTGCGGTCATGAATGCGCCCGCTCTGCTGGAACAGCCGGTCGAGTCGCTCGACGCGCCGTCACCCGCGGCCCGGCGCCAGTGGCGGCCGGTGCTGTGGACAGCGCCACCGGTACTGATCGTGCTGATCATCGCGGTCTATCCGATCACCCGGGTGCTCGCGGAGTCGACCGTCACACCGACCGGTCGCGGCACCGCGGTGTGGACGGAAGTGCTGGCGTCGGAAGCCTTCCGTAATGCCTTGTGGCGCACCATCTCCATCGCCGTCGCCGCGACGGCCGGTTGCCTGGTGCTGGGCACTTTCCTCGCGGTCGTGCTGGCGTTCGTGCCGTTCCGGGGCGCGACGGTCGTCGGCAGGCTCGTCGACACCGTGCTGACGCTGCCCTCGTTCCTGGTGACGCTGGCGTTCACCTTCCTCTACGGCACCGCCGGAGCGGTGAACGCGCTGATCACCCAACTCACCGGGCGTCAGGCCCCGCTACTGAACTTCCTGACCACGCCGTGGGGCGTGATCGCGGCGGAAATCACCTTCTTCACGCCGTTCGTGGTCCGGCCGTTGCTGGCGGCCTTCGCGCAGCTGCCACGCGAACAGCTCGATGTCGCGGCGAGTTTGGGTGCGTCGACCTGGCGGGTATTGCGGCAGGTCGTGCTGCCGGAGGCGTGGCCCGCGCTGGCGGCGGGCGGCAGCCTCGTGTTGCTGTTGACGCTCAACGAATTCGGCATCGTGCTGTTCACCGGCGCGAAGGGCGTTCTGACGCTGCCCGCCATGATCTACACCCGCGGCATCGTCACCTTCGATCTGCCCGGCGCGGCCGTGCTGGCCACCGTGCAGGTGGCGCTCTCGCTCACCCTGTACGCGGCCTATCGAACCGTGTTCTCCCGCTTCGTTTCCCGGAAAGGATACTGACCATGCTGGTGTGGACCCGCGCCGGTAGAACACTGGTGCTCACCGTCTTCGGGCTGGTGCTAACGGTCGTGTTCGTCGCCCCGATCGGCACGGTCGTCGCCGCGGCGCTGGCGGGCAGTTGGACCGGCCCGCTGCCGTCGAACCTGGGGCTGGCCAACTTCAGCCAGGCGCTGACCGGAGACGACGCGGCCAGCCTCACGGTCAGTCTGCAAACCGCTGTGCTGGCCGGCGCTTTCGCGCTGGTCCTCGGTACCTGGGCGGCGCTGGCGGCGCGAGAGGCGCCGGGCTGGTGCCGGCGCGGCACCGACGCGGTGTTCCACCTGCCGGTCGCCGTTCCCTCGGTCGCCATCGGCCTCGGCGTGCTGATCGCCTTCAACGAGCGGCCCCTGCTGCTCGGCGGCACCAAATGGATTGTCATCCTGGCCCATTCGGTGCTGGTGCTGGCCTACGCCTTCAGCGCCGTGTCCGCCGCGCTCGACCGGCTCGATCCCGAGTATCGGCGCGCCGCCGAATCCCTTGGCGCAGGGCCGGTTCGCGTGCTCTGCCAGGTAACGCTGCCCCTGCTGCTGCCGGCCCTCGGCGCGGCGGCGGGCTTGTCGATCGCCCTGTCCATGGGTGAACTCGGGGCGAGCATCATGGTCTACCCGGCGACCTGGCGCACGCTCCCGGTCACCATCTTCGGCCAGACCGACCGCGGTGAGATCTTCACCGCCGCGGCCGGGACCAGCCTGCTGGTGCTGGTCACCCTGGTGTCCCTGGTGTTGCTCGGCCGCCTGCGGGGACGCGCGGCCGTGCGGTAGTGATTCGCCTCGCGCCCGCCGGTCGGGACCGGCATTAGGATCGATTCGGTGTCCCTGCTCCCGTTGATTTTCACCGCAGGCTGGGCGAGCGGCATCAACGCCTACGCCGTCGTGCTGCTGTTCGGACTGTTCGGTGTCACCGGTCTCGTCGACGATGTCCCGGAAGGCTTGCAGCGCACCGATGTTCTGGTCGCGGCGGGGGTGTTGTTCCTGCTCGAGGCGGTCGCCGACAAGATCCCGTACTTCGACTCGTTCTGGGACTCGATCCACACCGTCATCCGCCCGGCCGCGGGCGCTGTCGTCGCCGCGCTGCTCGCCGGCTCCGACGGTTCATTGCCGCAACTCGGCGCCGCGGCGGTCGGCGGTACCACGGCGCTGGTCAGTCACCTGGTCAAAGCCGGACTCCGGATGGGCATCAACACCTCGCCGGAGCCCGCCAGCAACATCATCGTCAGCACCCTCGAAGATCTCGGCGTCGCGAGCGTCATCACCCTCGCGGTCTTCCACCCGCTGCCCGCCGCCATCATCGCGGGCATCCTGCTGTTCCTCGGAGTGCTGCTGGTGATCGTCCTGGCCAAGCGAATTCGGCGGTCCATCCGCCGGTTCCGGGCTTGGCTCGCGACTCGGCGGGCGCCCGCGGGCTGAGGCCGTCCGGCGGGTCAGCGCACCTGGGGTGCGACCTTCTCGCCGAGCAGTTCGATGTTGCGGATCACCTTGTCGTGCGGCAGCGTTCCGACGCTGGTGTGCAGCATGAAACGGTCCAGCCCCAGGGTGTCCCGGATATCGGCGATCTTCTCGGCCACATAGTCCGGCGTGCCGACGAACAGCGAACCGCTTTGTGAGCGCAGGGCGTCGAATTGCGGGCGGCTCATCGGACCCCAGCCGCGTTCCCGGCCGAGCTGGCTCATCGCCGCCGCGTAGGGCTGGTAGAAGTCGGCGATCGCCTGCTCGTCGGACTCCGCGATGTAGCCGTGCGCGTGCACCGCGACCGGTTGCTGCTCGTGGCCGCCCTCGGCCAGCGCCCGGTGATAGAGATCGACCAGGGGCTTGAAGCGAGCGGGCTGGCCGCCGATGATCGCGATGGCCAGCGGCAAACCGAGCAGGCCGGCGCGGATCACCGATTCGGGACTGCCGCCGACGGCGATCCAGACCGGCAGCGGACGGTCCTCGGTGCGCGGGTAGATGATCGCGTCGCGCAGCGCGGGTCGGAACTTGCCGGACCAGGTGACCGGGCCCTCGTCGCGGATCTTCAGCAGCAGCGCGAGTTTCTCCTCGAAGAGTTCGTCGTAGTCGGCCAGGTTGTAGCCGAACAGCGGGAAGGACTCGGTGAAGGAGCCGCGCCCGGCCATCAGTTCGGCGCGGCCGTTGGACAGGCCGTCCAAGGTCGCGAATTCTTGGTACGCCCGTACCGGATCGGCGGAGCTGAGCACGGTGACCGCACTGGTCAGCTGGATCCGCTCGGTGCGGGCCGCGATGGCCGCCAGCACCACCGCGGGTGCGGAGGCGGCGAAGTCCTTGCGGTGGTGTTCGCCGACGCCGTAGACGTCGAGGCCGACGCGCTCGGTGGCCACGGCTTCCTCCACCACTTCGCGCAGGCGTTGCCCGGCGCTGGGCGCGGGCTGCTCGCCGACCGGCATGACCTCGGCGAATGTTGTCAATCCCAGTTCCACGGCGGGGTCCTTGTCTGTGCGTGGGGACGTTGTCTAGCGGCTTAAACGGACCTTGGTCCGGATCTATTCCCCGGGTCGATCCGTCCAGCCGCCACCACCCCTCATCGTCGCGCTTCGCGCCGCTAGTCTGTCTACATGGCAGTTCGCACCCGCAAACCCCTAGTCCCCGGCACGCAGTCGCCCATCCGTGAAGTGCCGCGTTCCATCGAGCGGCCCGAGTACGCGTGGAAGAAGACCGTGAACGAGGGCAGCGAGCCCTGGGTGCAGACTCCCGAGACGATCGAGAAGATGCGGATCGCGGGCAAGATCGCGGCGCAGGCGCTGGAAGAGGCCGGCAAGGCGGTGGCGCCGGGCGTCACCACCGACGAACTGGACCGGATCGCCCACGAATTCCTGTGTGACCACGGGGCCTACCCGTCCACGCTGGGCTACAAGGGATTTCCGAAGTCCTGCTGCACCTCGCTCAATGAAGTGATCTGCCACGGTATTCCGGACTCGACCGTGATCGAGGACGGCGACATCGTCAACATCGACGTCACCGCCTACCTCGACGGAGTGCACGGCGACACCAACAAGACCTACCTCGCCGGCGACGTCGACGAAGAGGTGCGGCTGCTGGTGGAACGCACCGAAGAGGCCACCATGCGGGCGATCAAAGCGGTGCGGCCCGGCCGGGCGCTGAATGTCATCGGCCGCGTCATCGAGTCCTACGCCAACCGCTTCGGCTACGGCGTGGTGCGCGACTTCACCGGCCACGGCGTCGGCCCCACCTTCCACAGCGGCCTGGTCATCCTGCATTACGACCAGCCCGCCGTCGACTCGGTCATCGAAGAGGGCATGACCTTCACCATCGAACCGATGATCAACCTCGGCGGCATCGACTACGAAATCTGGGACGACGGCTGGACCGTGGTCACCAAGGACCGCAAGTGGACCGCCCAGTTCGAGCACACCCTGGTGGTCACCGAAACGGGCGCGGAAATCCTCACCCTCCCGTGAGCGGGGGCCTGCGGGCGCGCTGTGCGGAGCGCGGCTGGTGAAGGGCGCGCTGCTGGTCGCGGGCACCACCTCCGACGCCGGGAAAAGCGTTGTGGTGGCCGGGCTCTGCCGGATGCTGGCCAGGCGCGGGGTGCGGGTGGCGCCGTTCAAGGCGCAGAACATGTCCAACAACTCCGTGGTCACCGTGGACGGCGGCGAGATCGGTCGCGCTCAGGCGCTGCAGGCGCAGGCGTGCGGGTTGGAGCCGAGCGTGCGGTTCAATCCGGTGCTGCTCAAGCCGGGCAGCGACCGCCGCTCCCAGCTCGTGGTGCGCGGCAAGGCGATCGGCACCGTCGGCGCGCGCGACTATTTCCAGCATCGGCAAGATCTGCGGGAAATCGTTGCCGCCGAACTGGATTCGCTGCGGGCGGAATTCGATGTGGTGATCTGCGAGGGCGCGGGCTCGCCCGCCGAGATCAATTTGCGCGCTACCGATCTGGCGAACATGGGGCTGGCAAGGGCAGCCCGGCTGCCGGTCGTCGTGGTGGGCGATATCGATCGCGGCGGTGTGCTGGCACACCTGTTCGGCACCGTCGCGGTCCTGGAACCCGAAGACCAGCAACTGATCTCGGCCTTCATCATCAACAAGTTCCGTGGTGACGTCGAACTCCTGCAGCCCGGCTTGGACCGCCTCACCGAACTCACCGGCCGCCGCACGCTCGGCGTCATTCCCTACGCCGACGACCTCTGGATCGATGCCGAGGATTCCCTGAGCACCGTCGCCGATGCCCCCGTCGGCCGTCCCCGCCCGCCCCGCGGTACCGAATGGCTCACCGTCGCCGCCATCCGCCTGCCTCGCATCTCCAACTCCACCGACATCGAAGCCCTGGCCTGTGAGCCGGGTGTTTCGGTGCGCTGGGTCACCGAACCCTCCCGCCTCCTCGACGCCGACCTCGTCGTGCTGCCCGGCAGCAAGGCCACCGTCGCCGACCTGGAATGGCTGCGCGGCAATGGATTAGCCGCCGCGCTCCAGGCGCGCGCCGCCGCGGGCCGCCCCACCCTCGGCCTCTGCGGCGGCTACCAGATGCTGGGCAACCGCATCGACGACGCGGTCGAATCCGGCGCGGGCACCGTCGCGGGCCTGGGTCTGCTCGACCTGGACATCGAGTTCGCCGACCCCAAGGTGCTGCGCCGAGCCACCGGGCACGGCGCGGGAATTCCCGTGCAGGGCTACGAAATCCACCACGGCCGGGTGATCGCCAACAACGACCCGGCGTGGCTGCAGGTCGAGGGCGCACCCGAGGGGAGCGTCAACGGGTCCGTCTGGGGGACGCACCTGCACGGCTTGCTGGAATCCGACGCCTTCCGGCGCGCCTGGCTGCGCGAGGTGGCAGCGGCGGCGGGTCGCTCAGGTTTCGCGGTCGCCGAGGACGTCTCCGTTGCCGCCGTTCGCACCGCCCAGTTGGACCTACTCGCCGACCTGATCGAGCGGCACCTGAACATGGCGCAAATCACCGAACTCATCACCCGGGGTGCGCCTGCGGACCTGCCGCGGATCACCGCCGCCCTGCACCAGCCGGAACCGCGTTGATCGGCTGGCCCGAGCCGAACGACCGGACGATCCCTGGAGCGGCTCGGTTCCGCGCCGCGACCGGCCACGGCCGAGTGCGACGGCTCGGTCGCTGCCGGGTGTGACGGCTGGCGCGAAAGACCAGACGCGCGGGCGCGTTAAGGTCGGCGGTGTAGCGTTCTGCGGCATGAAATCTCGGCAAATCGCGGTGGGGGACCGGGAATGGACCGTACGGGTCGACGGCCCGGAGTCGCGGCACAGCGTGCTGCTGTTGCCGGACGCCGGCGATCCGGCGGACGTGTTCGATCAGGTCTGTGCCCGATTGCACAATTCCGATCTTCGGACCATCTCGGTGGCCTCGATCGAGGGGCTGGAGCCGGCGGATATCCACGCGATCCTCGACGAACTCGGCGTGCCCTACACCCATGTCGCCGGGCGCGGCGCCGGAGCGCGGCTGGCCTGGCGATTGTGCGCGGGCACGTTCGGGCGGTTCATCAGCCTGGTGGCCGCCGATCACGGTCACCCGGCGGTTCCCGGGCCGGACGGCGTGATCGCCGATCCGGAATGCCGTCCGATGGAGCTGCCCGTCACGGTGATCGCGACCAAACGATTGCCGCGCGGGGTGGCCGACACCTCCGGACGCTACGTCTACGGCGAGTTCCGGGTCGTGCAGGTCGACGTCGACAACGTGGCCACCGAGGCCGACCACGAACTGGCCACGGAGATCGTGCTGCGCACCAGTCTGTGGTGAAGTAGACCGCTTGCGGCAAGCACTGCGCCGCGCGGACTCGAGGTGAGGTATCGATGCGGGGGATGTTGGCGATCGGGGTCGCCACAGCACTGTTGACCGGCTGTACCAACTTGGTCTCGGGTACTCCGGCGCCGGAGGCGGCAGCGCGCGCCCCGGTCACCATCGGCGACTACGGATTGGACCTGACACCGCGCCAGCGCGGCGAACTGCAGGCCGCCGCGGTCATCCGCACGGTGGACCCGTGCGGCTTCGTCAGTCGCGCCCAACTGGCCGAGTACGGGCAGGTAGCGCAGGTGGCCCCGTATCTGAGTCCCGAAAGCTGCCAGGTGCGCATCCACTCCGGACCGGCTCGCGCGGAAACCATCCGGATCGTGCTGAACGTACGTGCGCCCTCGGCGGCCACCGACCATCCGGTCGATGGCGGCACGGTGTTGCGCGAGAAGGAGCCGGTCGCCGATGAGGAATGCGAACTGATCGTCCCGATGCGGCTTCCCGCCGCTGGTGTGGGCGGTGACAGCGCGAGCATGTTCACCGACTACGTCCGGGTGACCGCCGATTCCTTCCGCGGCGACAACTGCGCGCCCGCCGGTGACGTCGCCGCGAAAGTACTTGTCGCGGCCCGTGATCTGAAGGTGCCGCTGCGCCGCTATGCCGTGGGAATTCTCCCGGGCGCGGATTACGATCCGTGCGCGCTGCTGGGGCGGCTGCCGGCGGGCTGGAGCGCGGCTCGGTTGACGGCGGTGTCGAGCCCCTACGAGTGCGCGTTCTACGCCCGCAAGGATGCGGTGGAGCAGTATTTCGCGGTACGGCTGGAGGTGGACCAGGCGGATGCTCCGGCCTCCTCGCGCACCACGACGGTCGATCTGAACGGCCGCCCAGCGACGAGCTACTGCCCCGGGACCTCCTCACCGGAGGTCCCGGAGACCTGCTTCCTGGACTTCGCCCTGGACGGTACGTTCGACGGCAACATCGCGAATTCCCCGCTGCGGGCTTCGGAACAGTCCTACGGCAGAGTCCGTACCAGCGTCAGCGTGTACGGCGACAAGACCGTCGTCCAGGACATGGCGGCAGCCGCCACCGCGATCTACCGCTGACTACGCGTCCGGTCCGGGCGACTTGGCCTGGTACTCGGTCAGCCAATCCAGCCAGTTGTCGAGTTCGGTGAACGCCCGCGCCAACGGCTCTGCCGCGGAAAGGAATACGTCGTGGCGGGCGCCGTCGATCGGCACGATATTGGTGCGGTCGCCCAGGCAGCCCGCCCAGCGCTGGATCTGGCGCACGTCGAGCACTACGTCGGCGACGTCGGCGGCGGGGCCGTATTCGCGGGCGAACTTCGTCAATCGCGAGCGCAGGATCAGCGAGGGCACGCCGATGTCGAGGCCGCGCTGCAACTGCGCGTGGCCGGTGCGAATGGCGCGCAGCCAGCCCAAGCGCACCGGGAACCCGGCCAGCGGCTTCCAATCCAGGTTGTAGTCCCATTCACCGGCGGCGGTGCGGTGCAGGCTCTCCCCGTAGGTGCTGACCTTCGCGGCGGGCAGTTCGAACATCGATCGGAATCGGCCCACCGCGTTGATGATCGGCGTGCCGATGGTCCGGTAATAGGACGGGCCCTGCAGATCGAACCAGGGGCTGTTCAGGACGAGCCCGATGATCCCGGAGGCGGCGACCCCGGCCGACTTGTTCAGCCGGTC from Nocardia goodfellowii carries:
- the map gene encoding type I methionyl aminopeptidase; protein product: MAVRTRKPLVPGTQSPIREVPRSIERPEYAWKKTVNEGSEPWVQTPETIEKMRIAGKIAAQALEEAGKAVAPGVTTDELDRIAHEFLCDHGAYPSTLGYKGFPKSCCTSLNEVICHGIPDSTVIEDGDIVNIDVTAYLDGVHGDTNKTYLAGDVDEEVRLLVERTEEATMRAIKAVRPGRALNVIGRVIESYANRFGYGVVRDFTGHGVGPTFHSGLVILHYDQPAVDSVIEEGMTFTIEPMINLGGIDYEIWDDGWTVVTKDRKWTAQFEHTLVVTETGAEILTLP
- a CDS encoding cobyric acid synthase; protein product: MKGALLVAGTTSDAGKSVVVAGLCRMLARRGVRVAPFKAQNMSNNSVVTVDGGEIGRAQALQAQACGLEPSVRFNPVLLKPGSDRRSQLVVRGKAIGTVGARDYFQHRQDLREIVAAELDSLRAEFDVVICEGAGSPAEINLRATDLANMGLARAARLPVVVVGDIDRGGVLAHLFGTVAVLEPEDQQLISAFIINKFRGDVELLQPGLDRLTELTGRRTLGVIPYADDLWIDAEDSLSTVADAPVGRPRPPRGTEWLTVAAIRLPRISNSTDIEALACEPGVSVRWVTEPSRLLDADLVVLPGSKATVADLEWLRGNGLAAALQARAAAGRPTLGLCGGYQMLGNRIDDAVESGAGTVAGLGLLDLDIEFADPKVLRRATGHGAGIPVQGYEIHHGRVIANNDPAWLQVEGAPEGSVNGSVWGTHLHGLLESDAFRRAWLREVAAAAGRSGFAVAEDVSVAAVRTAQLDLLADLIERHLNMAQITELITRGAPADLPRITAALHQPEPR
- a CDS encoding alpha/beta hydrolase, whose translation is MKSRQIAVGDREWTVRVDGPESRHSVLLLPDAGDPADVFDQVCARLHNSDLRTISVASIEGLEPADIHAILDELGVPYTHVAGRGAGARLAWRLCAGTFGRFISLVAADHGHPAVPGPDGVIADPECRPMELPVTVIATKRLPRGVADTSGRYVYGEFRVVQVDVDNVATEADHELATEIVLRTSLW
- a CDS encoding DUF4126 domain-containing protein encodes the protein MSLLPLIFTAGWASGINAYAVVLLFGLFGVTGLVDDVPEGLQRTDVLVAAGVLFLLEAVADKIPYFDSFWDSIHTVIRPAAGAVVAALLAGSDGSLPQLGAAAVGGTTALVSHLVKAGLRMGINTSPEPASNIIVSTLEDLGVASVITLAVFHPLPAAIIAGILLFLGVLLVIVLAKRIRRSIRRFRAWLATRRAPAG
- a CDS encoding LLM class flavin-dependent oxidoreductase produces the protein MELGLTTFAEVMPVGEQPAPSAGQRLREVVEEAVATERVGLDVYGVGEHHRKDFAASAPAVVLAAIAARTERIQLTSAVTVLSSADPVRAYQEFATLDGLSNGRAELMAGRGSFTESFPLFGYNLADYDELFEEKLALLLKIRDEGPVTWSGKFRPALRDAIIYPRTEDRPLPVWIAVGGSPESVIRAGLLGLPLAIAIIGGQPARFKPLVDLYHRALAEGGHEQQPVAVHAHGYIAESDEQAIADFYQPYAAAMSQLGRERGWGPMSRPQFDALRSQSGSLFVGTPDYVAEKIADIRDTLGLDRFMLHTSVGTLPHDKVIRNIELLGEKVAPQVR
- a CDS encoding ABC transporter permease, whose amino-acid sequence is MLVWTRAGRTLVLTVFGLVLTVVFVAPIGTVVAAALAGSWTGPLPSNLGLANFSQALTGDDAASLTVSLQTAVLAGAFALVLGTWAALAAREAPGWCRRGTDAVFHLPVAVPSVAIGLGVLIAFNERPLLLGGTKWIVILAHSVLVLAYAFSAVSAALDRLDPEYRRAAESLGAGPVRVLCQVTLPLLLPALGAAAGLSIALSMGELGASIMVYPATWRTLPVTIFGQTDRGEIFTAAAGTSLLVLVTLVSLVLLGRLRGRAAVR